In Brachypodium distachyon strain Bd21 chromosome 2, Brachypodium_distachyon_v3.0, whole genome shotgun sequence, one genomic interval encodes:
- the LOC100846093 gene encoding peroxidase 1 yields the protein MDRVMVVVALMAVAAVCLRLPAVARGQLQVGFYNTSCPNAESLVRQAVANAFANDSGIAAGLIRLHFHDCFVKGCDASVLLVSANGTAERDAAPNKPSLRGFEVIDAAKAAVESSCARTVSCADIVAFAARDSINLTGQAAYQVPSGRRDGNISVDQDAINNLPPPTFTAQQLVDRFANKTLTAEEMVILSGAHSVGRSFCSSFLPRIWNNTTPIVDAGLSSGYATLLRSLCPSTPNNSTTTMIDPTTPAVLDNNYYKLLPLNLGLFFSDNQLRTNATLNTSVNSFAANETLWKEKFVAAMIKMGNIEVLTGTQGEIRLNCSIVNNRSSVGIEMAHYNPGSTAFINEVATN from the exons ATGGATCGcgtgatggtggtggtggcgctgatggccgtggcggcggtgtgCCTCCGGCTGCCGGCGGTGGCCCGCGGGCAGCTGCAGGTGGGGTTCTACAACACGAGCTGTCCCAACGCGGAGTCTCTGGTCCGGCAGGCCGTGGCCAACGCCTTCGCCAATGACTCCGgcatcgccgccggcctcaTTCGCCTCCATTTCCATGACTGCTTTGTCAAG GGTTGTGACGCTTCGGTGTTGCTGGTGTCCGCGAACGGCACGGCCGAGCGTGACGCGGCGCCAAACAAGCCAAGCCTTCGTGGTTTCGAGGTGATCGATGCCGCCAAGGCCGCTGTGGAGAGCAGCTGTGCACGCACGGTCTCCTGCGCTGACATCGTAGCCTTCGCGGCCCGCGACAGCATCAACCTCACGGGCCAGGCCGCGTACCAGGTCCCCTCTGGTCGCCGGGACGGCAACATCTCCGTCGATCAGGATGCCATCAACAACCTCCCCCCGCCCACCTTCACCGCGCAGCAGCTCGTTGACCGCTTCGCCAACAAGACCCTCACCGCCGAGGAGATGGTCATCCTCTCCGGCGCCCACTCCGTCGGCCGTTCCTTctgctcctccttcctcccccgcATCTGGAACAACACAACCCCAATC GTGGACGCCGGGCTGAGCTCGGGGTATGCAACGCTGCTGCGGTCGCTGTGCCCTTCGACCCCGAACAACTCGACCACGACGATGATTGACCCGACCACGCCGGCGGTGCTGGACAACAACTACTACAAGCTGCTGCCGCTCAACCTAGGCTTGTTCTTCTCCGATAACCAGCTGCGGACCAATGCCACGCTCAATACCTCCGTAAACAGCTTCGCAGCCAACGAGACGCTCTGGAAGGAGAAGTTCGTGGCGGCCATGATCAAGATGGGGAACATCGAGGTGCTCACGGGGACTCAGGGGGAGATCCGCCTCAACTGCAGTATTGTCAATAACCGCTCGTCTGTTGGGATAGAGATGGCGCACTACAACCCCGGATCCACCGCCTTCATTAACGAGGTCGCGACGAACTAA